The following coding sequences are from one Gemmatimonadaceae bacterium window:
- a CDS encoding lysylphosphatidylglycerol synthase transmembrane domain-containing protein: MTGRRWFIVKLGIAGGLFGMLAINGRLSLETAYRVLSDPVTCASLIGLQILILLVGVYRWRLILAALGHQHSYGSLLAWNWIGQFFGTVAPSAVATDATRFAYLRRDGCPAGVAAKSLVVDRLCGVAGSLLVAVVLGVRMIPVVFDAPMRSALIWAALSLLGAGLLLWRLRHHRFAQAAADRVWSGFSAARSMKWVAATSVAITAVALILKVVTIWLIGHALVPDAQRLSRIFEVAPIGFLAESLPFTPGGFGTAHLAFEYLFAAAGIAGGAGYFNVYFIVRLLTSLFGGVLWLALDGGRPRNNVMMQRQAEGTGGGCSDVSRRVRGSFRTRMAVFFRDLGHGKIKVSFRSTGAVDVNAFAR; the protein is encoded by the coding sequence GTGACCGGGCGCAGATGGTTCATAGTAAAGCTCGGAATTGCCGGGGGACTTTTCGGCATGCTTGCCATCAATGGACGGCTGTCGCTCGAAACCGCATATCGGGTGCTGTCCGATCCAGTGACATGCGCCTCCCTGATCGGCTTGCAGATACTCATTCTGTTGGTCGGTGTGTATCGCTGGCGGTTGATACTCGCAGCGCTCGGACACCAGCATTCCTACGGCAGTCTGCTCGCATGGAACTGGATTGGGCAGTTCTTTGGCACGGTTGCTCCCTCCGCCGTGGCAACGGATGCAACGCGCTTCGCATACCTCCGCCGCGACGGTTGCCCGGCCGGTGTCGCGGCGAAATCGCTTGTGGTCGACCGACTGTGCGGGGTTGCCGGTTCGTTGCTGGTCGCGGTGGTTCTCGGCGTCCGCATGATTCCCGTCGTCTTCGACGCTCCAATGAGATCGGCTTTGATCTGGGCGGCGCTGAGCTTGCTGGGAGCCGGCCTGCTTCTCTGGCGGCTCCGGCACCATCGCTTTGCACAGGCCGCGGCCGATCGGGTCTGGTCCGGATTCAGCGCAGCCAGGTCAATGAAGTGGGTGGCGGCGACCAGCGTCGCGATTACGGCGGTAGCTCTAATCCTGAAGGTTGTTACTATATGGCTGATTGGGCATGCATTGGTGCCCGATGCCCAGCGACTTTCGCGGATCTTTGAAGTGGCGCCGATTGGATTTCTCGCCGAGTCGCTGCCGTTCACGCCGGGTGGCTTTGGAACGGCTCATCTCGCGTTCGAGTATCTGTTTGCCGCCGCGGGCATTGCGGGCGGAGCCGGGTATTTCAACGTGTATTTCATCGTGAGGCTTCTGACGAGCCTGTTTGGCGGAGTCCTCTGGCTGGCGCTTGACGGGGGGCGGCCACGCAATAATGTCATGATGCAGCGCCAGGCGGAGGGGACAGGTGGCGGATGTTCCGATGTATCACGACGGGTTCGCGGGAGTTTCAGGACGCGCATGGCTGTGTTCTTCCGGGATCTGGGCCATGGCAAGATTAAGGTGTCGTTCAGGAGTACGGGTGCAGTGGATGTGAACGCATTCGCGCGGTAG
- a CDS encoding amino acid permease, with translation MGIWSKKSIVGLQTEAAGEEGTHTLKRALGALNLTTLGIGAIIGAGIFVLTGTAAAQYAGPAIVYSFIFAGLGCLFAGLCYAEFAAMIPIAGSAYTYGYATLGELTAWIIGWDLILEYLFGAATVAVGWSGYFTAFMNELGFRLPIAYTSSPLGIEGTHSFVRNSICFDPATNQTIRVAAETVCDTSRYSVAQGVINLPAMILVGLMTALLVIGIKESARFNNVIVIVKMLIVILVIGFGFMYVNSDNWRPFMPENTGTFGQFGWTGVVRGAAVVFFAYIGFDAVSTAAQEAKNPQRDMPIGILGSLAICTVLYILMALVMTGLTKYTNLDVPHPVFVAIAAAGPALAWLRPIINIGAIAGLASVVLVMLMAQPRIFYSMSRDGLLPPVFGKIHPKFQTPYITTIMTGAVCAVIAGLFPIGLLGELVSIGTLLAFVIVSAGIIVLRRKSPEIPRPFRTPLVPIVPILAILICGYMMASLPADTWIRLGVWLAIGLLIYFLYGKAHSRIGRSEASG, from the coding sequence ATGGGTATTTGGTCTAAAAAGAGCATTGTGGGGCTGCAAACCGAAGCGGCGGGTGAGGAAGGAACTCACACCCTCAAGCGCGCGCTCGGCGCGCTGAATCTGACGACGCTTGGCATTGGTGCCATCATTGGCGCTGGCATTTTCGTGCTGACAGGTACCGCCGCAGCGCAGTACGCCGGTCCGGCAATCGTGTACTCGTTCATCTTTGCCGGGCTCGGCTGCCTGTTCGCCGGTCTATGCTACGCGGAGTTTGCGGCGATGATTCCCATTGCCGGCAGCGCGTACACCTATGGATACGCGACGCTTGGCGAGTTGACTGCCTGGATCATCGGGTGGGATCTCATCCTCGAATACCTCTTCGGTGCGGCGACCGTTGCCGTGGGTTGGTCGGGGTACTTCACTGCGTTTATGAACGAGCTGGGATTCCGGCTGCCGATAGCGTATACATCATCCCCCCTGGGAATCGAGGGCACTCACTCCTTCGTGAGAAACAGCATTTGCTTCGATCCGGCGACCAATCAGACTATCAGGGTTGCGGCTGAGACCGTTTGCGACACCAGTCGGTATTCGGTTGCACAGGGCGTCATCAATCTCCCCGCGATGATCCTCGTCGGCCTGATGACGGCGCTGCTGGTGATCGGCATCAAGGAGTCCGCGCGGTTCAACAACGTGATTGTGATCGTGAAGATGCTCATCGTTATTCTCGTGATCGGCTTCGGGTTCATGTACGTGAACTCGGACAACTGGCGTCCGTTCATGCCCGAGAATACCGGCACATTCGGTCAGTTCGGGTGGACAGGTGTCGTGCGCGGCGCGGCGGTGGTGTTCTTCGCGTACATCGGGTTTGATGCTGTGTCGACTGCCGCTCAGGAGGCAAAGAATCCACAGCGGGACATGCCAATCGGAATTCTCGGTTCTCTGGCCATCTGTACGGTTCTTTACATTCTGATGGCGCTCGTCATGACCGGGCTTACCAAGTACACGAACCTCGACGTTCCGCATCCCGTGTTCGTAGCGATCGCGGCCGCTGGCCCGGCACTGGCGTGGCTCCGGCCGATCATCAACATCGGAGCGATCGCCGGTCTCGCGTCGGTGGTGCTTGTGATGTTGATGGCGCAGCCGCGCATTTTCTATTCGATGTCGCGCGACGGTCTGTTGCCGCCGGTGTTCGGAAAAATTCACCCGAAGTTCCAGACGCCTTACATCACCACGATCATGACCGGTGCGGTCTGCGCGGTGATCGCCGGACTGTTCCCGATTGGTCTCCTCGGTGAGCTGGTGTCGATTGGCACGCTGCTCGCCTTCGTGATCGTATCGGCCGGCATCATCGTGTTGCGACGCAAGAGTCCCGAGATTCCGCGGCCGTTCCGCACCCCGCTCGTCCCGATTGTTCCGATTCTGGCCATTCTCATCTGCGGTTACATGATGGCGAGTCTCCCGGCCGACACCTGGATCCGGCTTGGCGTGTGGCTCGCAATCGGCCTGTTGATCTACTTCCTGTATGGAAAGGCGCACTCGCGCATCGGACGTTCGGAAGCGAGTGGTTGA
- a CDS encoding 3-deoxy-manno-octulosonate cytidylyltransferase, whose translation MTAVAELLDDVKGVMVVIPARYGSSRFPGKPLVPICGMPLVLRVHERVARAVPSGQIIVATDDDRIRRVCEAAGVRVVMTFSGCVTGTDRVWEAVRDLPREAECELIVNVQGDEPLVAADDIIAVIRAKRRHPDKVINAMCSIGLPAEIESENVPKVVATDDGRLVYMSRSPVPFVKRAGSEQRFRRQVCIYAFSRVELQAFAAFGRQSWLELPEDIEILRFLDMGIGVQMVDVAGASVAVDVPSDVARVEAIMALEARR comes from the coding sequence GTGACCGCCGTGGCTGAGCTGCTCGATGACGTGAAGGGCGTGATGGTGGTCATCCCGGCGCGGTACGGTTCTTCGCGCTTTCCGGGTAAACCGCTGGTCCCGATCTGTGGCATGCCGCTCGTGCTCCGCGTACATGAGCGCGTGGCGCGCGCGGTTCCCAGCGGGCAAATCATCGTCGCCACTGATGACGATCGAATAAGACGCGTTTGCGAAGCGGCTGGCGTGCGGGTCGTCATGACCTTCTCCGGATGTGTCACCGGTACCGACCGTGTATGGGAGGCGGTGCGCGACCTCCCTCGCGAAGCCGAATGCGAACTCATTGTCAACGTTCAGGGAGATGAACCGTTGGTCGCGGCCGACGACATCATCGCTGTCATTCGGGCAAAGCGCAGGCATCCGGACAAGGTTATCAACGCGATGTGTTCGATCGGGTTGCCTGCTGAAATCGAGAGTGAGAATGTCCCAAAGGTCGTTGCGACAGATGACGGCCGTCTTGTCTACATGTCGAGGTCGCCTGTCCCGTTCGTAAAGCGCGCCGGGTCGGAGCAGCGTTTCCGTCGACAGGTCTGCATCTATGCTTTCTCGCGAGTCGAGCTCCAGGCTTTCGCTGCGTTTGGCCGCCAGTCCTGGCTCGAACTGCCTGAGGACATTGAGATCCTGAGGTTTCTCGACATGGGCATCGGCGTGCAGATGGTCGATGTGGCCGGCGCGTCGGTGGCCGTGGACGTGCCGTCGGATGTCGCGCGCGTTGAAGCGATAATGGCGCTCGAGGCCCGCCGATGA
- a CDS encoding bifunctional oligoribonuclease/PAP phosphatase NrnA — MVDLLTVPERRKEAIERLAREFRAGRSVAISTHINADGDGCGSEAALARILTSLGMTVQIVNPTPWPETFDFLLGVEVVDASSQGAGALSKADLLVVLDISDVKRLGVLADTVRSLRIPKVVIDHHIPSDEPPSDNMLADTTACATGELIYDVAVTLGVEITPQIALALYVAMLTDTGGFRFSNTSARCLSVAGQLLAAGVEPEEMYRRLYASHPVGRLHLLRDALATLEVDPAYGISWISVAAGAAEEYGLKSEDLEGIAEHPRSVGGTRMAVFFRDLGHGKIKVSFRSTGAVDVNAFARQFGGGGHAKASGALIPGTLEEVRYKVIAAAREFVGAQEAVTTVR, encoded by the coding sequence GTGGTTGATCTACTAACAGTCCCGGAACGCAGAAAAGAAGCGATCGAGCGTCTCGCGCGGGAGTTCCGCGCGGGGCGCTCTGTTGCAATCTCCACCCACATCAACGCCGACGGCGACGGCTGCGGGTCGGAAGCGGCACTGGCGCGAATTCTCACGTCGCTGGGAATGACCGTGCAGATCGTCAATCCAACGCCTTGGCCGGAGACTTTTGATTTTCTTCTCGGGGTCGAGGTGGTCGACGCATCGTCTCAGGGCGCGGGAGCGCTGAGCAAGGCGGATCTCCTCGTCGTGCTCGACATCAGTGACGTAAAGCGGCTTGGTGTTCTCGCGGACACCGTGAGATCACTCAGAATTCCCAAAGTCGTCATCGACCATCACATCCCGAGTGACGAACCGCCGAGCGATAACATGCTCGCCGACACTACAGCGTGTGCGACGGGCGAACTGATTTACGACGTGGCCGTCACGCTCGGCGTCGAGATAACTCCGCAGATCGCTCTTGCACTCTACGTGGCGATGCTGACTGATACCGGCGGTTTCAGATTCAGCAATACCAGCGCGCGGTGTCTGTCGGTAGCTGGCCAGCTGCTGGCCGCTGGGGTGGAGCCGGAGGAGATGTACAGGCGCCTGTACGCATCACATCCAGTTGGTCGCCTGCATCTGTTGCGTGATGCATTGGCAACGCTGGAAGTGGATCCGGCCTACGGAATTTCGTGGATCTCGGTTGCGGCTGGTGCCGCTGAAGAGTATGGGCTGAAGTCGGAGGACCTCGAGGGTATCGCCGAGCATCCGCGCTCTGTGGGAGGAACGCGGATGGCTGTTTTCTTTCGTGATCTCGGGCATGGGAAGATCAAGGTATCGTTCCGGAGCACTGGTGCGGTGGACGTCAATGCATTTGCGCGGCAGTTTGGAGGAGGGGGGCATGCGAAGGCTTCAGGGGCGTTGATTCCCGGAACGCTCGAGGAAGTGCGCTACAAAGTGATTGCCGCCGCGCGTGAATTCGTAGGGGCGCAGGAGGCCGTTACGACAGTTCGATAA
- a CDS encoding type II toxin-antitoxin system VapB family antitoxin — MAPSIKNTETDRLAHELARATGESVTRAATNAIKLRLEMVKPRSDATRLTQDVRQIQQLVASLPDRDLRSADEIIGYDEFGMPA, encoded by the coding sequence ATGGCTCCTAGCATCAAGAACACTGAAACTGACCGGCTCGCCCATGAACTGGCGCGCGCAACGGGAGAGAGCGTGACCAGGGCGGCCACCAACGCGATCAAGCTTCGCCTGGAGATGGTCAAACCCCGCTCCGACGCCACGAGATTGACTCAAGATGTCCGGCAAATCCAGCAACTCGTGGCGTCCCTACCCGATCGGGACCTGCGAAGCGCCGATGAAATCATCGGTTACGATGAGTTCGGAATGCCCGCCTGA